Proteins from a single region of Deinococcus aquaedulcis:
- a CDS encoding Nramp family divalent metal transporter, whose product MTRRAQAVLSGEHGRRGLGRVLPFLGPAVVASVAYMDPGNFATNIQGGAQFGYALLWVILAANLMAMLIQNLSAKLGIASGRNLPETIRDQWPRPVVWFYWVQAEIVAMATDLAEFLGAALAIHLLTGLPLIWGAAITGVVTFWLLTLQRRGFRPLELAIGGFVLVIGVAYLTQFVLARPALSALGPGFVPSFPGPEGVYLAVGIIGATVMPHVIYLHSALTQGRIPTRNDEEKRRLSRLNRIDVVVSMGLAGLINMSMLAVAAATFYGKNIEDAGNLETAYQTLTPLLGPAAAVAFALALLASGLSSSAVGTMAGQVIMQGFVRFTIPLWLRRTVTMLPAFVVILLGLDPTRVLVLSQVVLSFGVPFALVPLLLFTARRDLMGVLVSRPLVRAAGWLCAAVIIGLNAYLLWETFSG is encoded by the coding sequence ATGACCCGCCGGGCCCAGGCGGTGCTCTCCGGCGAGCACGGGCGGCGCGGCCTGGGGCGGGTGCTGCCGTTTCTGGGGCCGGCGGTGGTGGCTTCGGTGGCCTACATGGACCCGGGGAACTTCGCCACGAATATTCAGGGCGGCGCGCAGTTTGGGTACGCCCTGCTGTGGGTGATCCTGGCGGCCAACCTGATGGCCATGCTCATTCAGAACCTCAGCGCCAAGCTGGGCATTGCCAGTGGGCGCAACCTGCCCGAAACCATCCGCGACCAGTGGCCCCGGCCGGTGGTGTGGTTTTACTGGGTGCAGGCCGAAATCGTGGCCATGGCGACTGATCTGGCCGAGTTTCTGGGCGCCGCGCTGGCCATTCACCTGCTCACGGGGCTGCCGCTGATCTGGGGCGCGGCGATCACCGGGGTGGTGACCTTCTGGCTGCTGACGCTGCAGCGGCGCGGCTTTCGCCCGCTGGAACTGGCCATTGGCGGGTTCGTGCTGGTGATCGGGGTGGCGTACCTGACGCAGTTCGTGCTGGCCCGGCCGGCGCTCTCGGCGCTGGGGCCGGGGTTTGTGCCCAGCTTTCCGGGGCCAGAGGGCGTGTATCTAGCGGTGGGGATCATCGGGGCCACCGTCATGCCCCACGTGATCTACCTGCATTCCGCCCTGACCCAGGGCCGCATTCCCACCCGCAACGACGAGGAAAAACGGCGCTTAAGCCGTCTGAACCGCATTGACGTGGTGGTCTCTATGGGGCTGGCCGGGCTGATCAACATGAGCATGCTGGCGGTGGCCGCTGCCACCTTTTACGGCAAGAACATTGAGGACGCGGGCAACCTGGAAACCGCCTACCAGACCCTAACCCCGCTGCTGGGCCCGGCGGCGGCGGTGGCCTTTGCCCTGGCCCTGCTGGCCAGCGGTCTGAGCAGCAGCGCCGTGGGCACCATGGCCGGGCAGGTGATCATGCAGGGTTTCGTGCGCTTTACCATTCCGCTGTGGCTGCGCCGCACGGTGACCATGCTGCCCGCCTTCGTGGTTATTCTGCTGGGGCTGGACCCCACCCGCGTGCTGGTGCTCTCGCAGGTGGTCCTGAGTTTCGGGGTGCCGTTCGCCCTGGTGCCGCTCTTGCTGTTCACCGCGCGGCGCGACCTGATGGGCGTGCTGGTCAGCCGCCCCCTGGTGCGCGCGGCCGGCTGGCTGTGCGCGGCCGTGATCATCGGCCTGAACGCCTACCTGCTGTGGGAGACGTTTAGCGGATGA
- the serA gene encoding phosphoglycerate dehydrogenase has translation MTAPAPAPAQEARPAPLRVLICDEMNPGELQHEGFEIDYEGNMAREETLRRLPNYDALITRSRTRVDRELIDAAGPRLKVIGRGGVGVDNIDLDYASLRGLLILNAPESNNVSAAELAVMHLMAAARGLTRSDRKTRAGDWDRKFLGMELKDKTLGIVGLGRIGSIVADRAQGLRMRVVAYDPYVPESKFERLGVTRAATLDELLAQVDALTVHTPLTEETRGMIGAEQLARLRPGAIAVNAARGGIIDEQALVDALGSGHLFAAGVDVFEDEPPAPDHPFLGAPNLGITAHLGANTAEAQERVGAEIVSRVLAALQGDVSKGAVNAPALDAKTLEALGGYLTLGEKLGRILAQLLPGAHDLEVTFRGEFPADPAPVVTSALVGYLSGHTDETPNMINARALARERGLNIAVREETESPDYQTEVIVRLTSGGGGEKQRTRTVGGTVFGRSPRLTRLRDFRVELEPEGHILIASNQDKPGAVAKLSALLGGWGVNIAGMALGRAQKGGQALFTLTLDDGLSPEQLAQVRALDVIDSAYLVRV, from the coding sequence ATGACCGCTCCTGCCCCTGCCCCGGCCCAAGAGGCGCGTCCGGCGCCGCTGCGCGTGCTCATCTGCGACGAGATGAACCCCGGCGAGCTGCAGCACGAGGGCTTTGAGATTGACTACGAGGGCAACATGGCGCGCGAGGAGACCCTGCGCCGCCTGCCGAATTACGACGCCCTGATCACCCGCAGCCGCACCCGCGTGGATCGCGAACTCATTGACGCGGCGGGCCCGCGCTTGAAGGTGATCGGGCGCGGCGGCGTGGGCGTGGACAACATTGATCTGGATTACGCCAGCCTGCGCGGGCTGCTGATCCTGAACGCGCCCGAAAGCAACAACGTCTCGGCAGCCGAACTGGCGGTCATGCACCTCATGGCGGCGGCGCGCGGCCTGACCCGCTCGGACCGCAAGACCCGCGCGGGCGACTGGGATCGCAAGTTCCTGGGCATGGAGCTGAAGGACAAGACCCTGGGCATCGTGGGCCTGGGCCGCATCGGCTCGATTGTGGCGGACCGCGCCCAGGGCCTGCGCATGCGGGTGGTGGCCTACGACCCCTACGTCCCCGAGAGCAAATTCGAGCGCCTGGGCGTGACGCGCGCCGCCACGCTGGACGAGCTGCTGGCGCAGGTGGACGCCCTGACCGTACATACCCCCCTGACCGAGGAAACGCGAGGCATGATCGGTGCCGAGCAGCTGGCGCGCCTGCGTCCCGGCGCCATTGCCGTGAACGCGGCGCGCGGCGGGATCATTGACGAGCAGGCTCTGGTGGACGCGCTGGGGTCTGGCCATCTGTTCGCCGCCGGGGTGGACGTGTTTGAAGACGAGCCCCCGGCCCCCGACCACCCGTTCCTGGGCGCGCCCAATCTGGGCATCACCGCGCACCTGGGCGCCAACACCGCCGAGGCGCAGGAGCGGGTGGGCGCCGAAATCGTCTCGCGCGTGCTGGCGGCCCTGCAGGGCGATGTGAGCAAGGGCGCGGTCAACGCCCCGGCCCTGGACGCCAAGACCCTGGAGGCCCTGGGCGGCTACCTGACCCTGGGCGAGAAGCTGGGGCGCATTCTGGCGCAGCTGCTGCCCGGCGCCCACGACTTAGAGGTGACCTTCCGGGGCGAATTCCCCGCCGACCCTGCCCCGGTGGTGACCAGCGCGCTGGTGGGCTACCTGTCCGGCCACACCGACGAAACGCCGAACATGATCAACGCCCGCGCCCTGGCCCGGGAACGCGGCCTGAATATCGCCGTTCGTGAGGAAACCGAAAGCCCCGACTACCAGACCGAAGTGATTGTGCGCCTCACCAGCGGCGGCGGCGGTGAAAAGCAGCGCACCCGCACGGTGGGCGGCACAGTGTTTGGCCGCAGTCCCCGCCTGACCCGCCTGCGTGATTTCCGCGTGGAACTGGAACCCGAAGGCCACATCCTGATCGCCAGCAACCAGGACAAGCCGGGCGCCGTGGCCAAGCTCTCGGCGCTGCTGGGCGGCTGGGGCGTGAACATTGCCGGGATGGCTCTGGGCCGCGCGCAGAAGGGCGGGCAGGCCCTCTTTACCCTCACCCTGGACGACGGCCTGAGCCCCGAGCAACTGGCGCAGGTGCGCGCCCTGGATGTGATTGACAGCGCGTATCTGGTGCGGGTGTAG
- a CDS encoding GGDEF domain-containing response regulator: protein MARLSQQQASSGHTVLVVDDDAELRGTVARLLRSCGHTVLTADGGEEALRLVKEHDVHLMLLDYFMAGMTGEDVVRELRARGHGLQVVLQTGYASERPPRDMLRDLDIQGYHDKSEGPDKLLVWVDAALKAHRHVKAILASRDGLNHILQAAPQLHRLQSLDELLRGILLQLQGILGFSGACVAVVPGAHTDSAHPGSLLAVPSDQAFEVRVATGRFEGRQWHDLGDPERQAVVQAAQCGRPSREPLTTLPLQVGDRNVGVVLVDLAAPAAAQADLTLLEVFAAQAAVAIQNVQLFELATTDDLTGLMNRRAWAGRLDEALRLGARHGHPTSVMLIDVDHFKRVNDTYGHLAGDALLRRLGAALREKVRGTDLAARYGGEELAVLLPHTSPEGARVLAERLREHIAALRLDWEGRTVQVTASIGVATDPGGSGAMPGAAALLAQTDEALYAAKASGRNRVQVAGALVGAGEGG, encoded by the coding sequence ATGGCCCGCCTGAGCCAGCAGCAGGCCAGCAGTGGCCACACAGTCCTGGTGGTGGACGACGACGCCGAGCTGCGCGGCACGGTGGCGCGGCTGCTGCGCAGTTGCGGTCACACAGTCCTGACCGCCGACGGCGGCGAGGAAGCCCTGCGGCTGGTGAAAGAACACGACGTCCACCTGATGCTGCTGGACTACTTCATGGCCGGGATGACCGGCGAGGACGTGGTGCGCGAACTGCGCGCGCGTGGGCACGGGCTGCAGGTGGTGCTGCAGACCGGCTACGCCTCGGAGCGCCCGCCGCGCGACATGCTGCGCGACCTGGATATTCAGGGCTACCACGACAAATCCGAGGGCCCCGACAAACTGCTGGTGTGGGTGGACGCGGCCCTGAAGGCGCACCGCCACGTCAAGGCGATCCTGGCCTCGCGCGACGGCCTGAACCACATTCTGCAGGCCGCGCCGCAGCTGCACCGCCTGCAATCGCTGGACGAACTGCTGCGCGGCATTCTGCTGCAGCTGCAGGGCATCCTGGGCTTTTCGGGGGCCTGTGTGGCGGTGGTGCCCGGCGCCCACACCGACAGCGCCCACCCCGGCAGCCTGCTGGCGGTGCCCAGCGATCAGGCCTTTGAGGTGCGGGTGGCCACCGGGCGCTTTGAGGGGCGGCAGTGGCACGATCTGGGCGACCCCGAACGGCAGGCCGTGGTGCAGGCCGCGCAGTGCGGGCGCCCCAGCCGCGAGCCGCTGACCACCCTGCCGCTGCAGGTGGGGGACCGCAACGTGGGCGTGGTGCTGGTGGACCTCGCCGCGCCCGCCGCCGCGCAGGCAGACCTGACACTGCTGGAGGTCTTTGCCGCCCAGGCCGCCGTGGCGATTCAGAACGTGCAGCTCTTTGAACTGGCGACCACCGACGATCTGACCGGCCTGATGAACCGCCGCGCCTGGGCTGGGCGGCTGGACGAGGCGCTGCGGCTGGGCGCCCGCCACGGCCACCCCACCAGCGTCATGCTCATTGACGTCGATCACTTCAAGCGGGTGAACGACACCTACGGGCATCTGGCCGGCGACGCCCTGCTGCGCCGCCTGGGCGCGGCGCTGCGCGAGAAGGTGCGCGGCACTGATCTGGCGGCGCGCTACGGCGGCGAGGAACTGGCGGTGCTGCTGCCCCACACCAGCCCGGAGGGCGCGCGCGTGCTGGCCGAGCGCCTGCGCGAGCACATCGCCGCGCTGCGCCTGGACTGGGAAGGCCGGACCGTGCAGGTGACCGCCAGCATTGGCGTGGCCACCGACCCGGGCGGCAGCGGGGCCATGCCGGGCGCCGCCGCGCTGCTGGCCCAGACCGACGAGGCGCTGTACGCCGCCAAGGCGAGCGGGCGCAACCGCGTGCAGGTGGCCGGCGCGCTGGTCGGGGCCGGCGAGGGCGGCTGA